From Echinicola soli, a single genomic window includes:
- a CDS encoding PhoPQ-activated pathogenicity-related family protein codes for MHHLRHSILVMLMTGAFVISAFAQEKNEAITNFLSSPSPEFAVELVDKIKSAHQTQYELLLTSQKWKDYIWNHRLVILVPDQVRYDQAMLYIGGGRLENNLPKQRDRDDAVVKGLENLAIDNKAIVAAIFQVPNQPIFDGKVEDEIISYTLHQYQETGDETWPLLFPMVKSVQRAMDAITAFSKDETGHILNHFLLTGLSKRGWTTWLTGSQDSRVNAIAPMVIDVLNMPVSLQYQIEMWQDYSPEIQDYVDLGIPQTSNTPEGTATISMVDPYAYRDQLDMPKLVFMGTNDPYWPIDAAKNYWAEIPGDNDLVYIPNVEHGLGNGEVALQNLSAFLEYQCLRQALPQVKMDVEKSGNKHLAVSCSFNDHKPDKVLLWEASSPEDMDFRDEKWKSKTVKHYQAKVKLPKNGQKTFYLAYHFTSPGGKSYYISSKIIRCDAEGVVK; via the coding sequence ATGCATCACTTACGTCACAGTATACTGGTCATGTTGATGACTGGAGCCTTCGTAATTTCTGCCTTTGCTCAGGAAAAAAACGAAGCCATCACCAATTTTCTATCATCGCCTTCGCCAGAATTTGCGGTGGAGCTAGTGGATAAAATCAAATCCGCTCACCAAACACAATACGAGCTGTTGCTCACCTCCCAAAAGTGGAAGGACTATATCTGGAATCACCGATTGGTGATTCTGGTGCCTGACCAAGTTAGGTATGATCAGGCCATGCTTTATATCGGTGGCGGCCGGCTGGAAAATAACCTGCCAAAGCAACGGGACCGTGATGATGCCGTCGTTAAGGGCCTTGAAAATTTGGCAATCGATAACAAAGCCATCGTCGCTGCCATCTTCCAAGTGCCCAACCAACCGATTTTTGATGGAAAAGTAGAAGATGAAATCATCTCTTATACCCTGCACCAATACCAAGAAACGGGTGATGAAACGTGGCCGCTGCTCTTTCCCATGGTAAAATCCGTCCAACGCGCTATGGACGCCATCACGGCATTTTCAAAAGATGAAACCGGCCATATCCTTAACCATTTTCTACTGACAGGCTTATCCAAAAGAGGCTGGACCACATGGCTGACCGGAAGTCAAGATAGCCGTGTCAATGCCATCGCACCGATGGTGATCGATGTGCTGAACATGCCCGTCAGCTTGCAATATCAAATAGAAATGTGGCAGGATTATAGTCCTGAAATTCAAGATTACGTGGATCTCGGCATCCCACAGACCTCCAACACCCCAGAAGGAACCGCCACTATTTCCATGGTAGACCCTTATGCTTATCGTGACCAGTTGGATATGCCCAAGCTGGTTTTCATGGGCACCAATGACCCCTATTGGCCCATCGATGCGGCCAAAAACTATTGGGCTGAAATCCCGGGAGACAATGATTTGGTGTACATTCCAAATGTGGAACATGGACTGGGAAATGGGGAAGTCGCCCTCCAAAACCTCAGCGCCTTCTTGGAATACCAATGCCTCCGGCAAGCCCTGCCACAGGTAAAGATGGATGTCGAAAAATCAGGAAATAAGCATTTGGCCGTTTCATGCAGCTTCAATGACCATAAACCCGACAAGGTGCTGCTCTGGGAGGCATCATCACCAGAGGACATGGATTTCAGGGATGAAAAATGGAAATCCAAAACAGTAAAGCACTACCAAGCGAAGGTAAAACTGCCGAAAAATGGCCAGAAGACCTTCTACCTTGCTTACCATTTTACCAGTCCAGGCGGAAAGAGCTACTATATTTCCAGTAAAATCATCCGCTGTGACGCTGAAGGTGTAGTAAAGTAA
- a CDS encoding purple acid phosphatase family protein, producing MINSKSLVLSVLLLCLLCGFKLEVSGKSILDQDSVSFPDKVHLMPTAKPDRIILNLAANPLEAVGINWRTAASESTSFLQFAVATAGPAFSKKAETVTATTSYLETQQDDEPVIRAHYHEVDLTGLTPGQTYVYRVGSDKVWSEWFQFKMPKKDGPVSLFYFGDAQNDVSSKWSRVIREACFQFPRVDFMLYAGDLINYEDADFEWGGWFEAGSFVHASVPVMMTPGNHEYAKGVILSKHWKPQFNLPENGPEGLEEMAYEVNYPDLKVISLDAEQIDEIPAQKMAQVKWLREILEKNPKKWTIITFHYPIYSTKPNRINEDMLAYIKPVLEEYKVDMVLQGHDHAYARGRVTSKNGKELLGEGPMYVVSVSGPKMYDIGDDPWMDRRAYMTQLFQWINIGGDQLEYQALTATGELYDAFILQKDEQGKNTLINHIPATKERVGDNNP from the coding sequence ATGATTAACTCCAAATCATTGGTTTTGAGTGTGTTACTGCTATGTCTTTTATGTGGATTCAAACTAGAGGTATCCGGTAAGTCCATCCTGGATCAAGATTCAGTTAGTTTTCCAGATAAGGTCCATTTGATGCCTACAGCAAAGCCAGACAGGATTATTCTCAATTTGGCAGCCAATCCATTGGAAGCAGTAGGCATCAACTGGCGCACGGCTGCCTCTGAATCGACCTCTTTCCTTCAGTTTGCTGTGGCTACAGCAGGGCCAGCATTCAGTAAAAAAGCTGAAACTGTGACTGCTACAACGAGTTACCTGGAAACACAACAAGACGATGAACCTGTGATCAGGGCCCATTACCACGAGGTGGATCTGACAGGGCTGACTCCAGGTCAAACTTACGTGTACCGAGTGGGATCAGATAAGGTCTGGAGTGAATGGTTTCAATTTAAAATGCCCAAGAAAGACGGTCCCGTTAGCTTGTTCTACTTTGGAGATGCCCAAAATGACGTTTCCTCCAAATGGAGCCGGGTCATTCGAGAAGCCTGTTTCCAATTTCCTCGGGTAGACTTTATGCTGTATGCGGGAGACCTGATCAATTATGAAGACGCGGACTTTGAGTGGGGAGGATGGTTTGAAGCTGGAAGTTTTGTCCATGCATCTGTACCGGTCATGATGACTCCCGGAAATCATGAATATGCCAAAGGTGTGATCCTGTCCAAGCACTGGAAACCTCAGTTTAACTTGCCTGAAAACGGGCCGGAAGGCTTGGAAGAAATGGCCTATGAAGTGAATTATCCAGATTTAAAGGTGATTTCATTGGATGCGGAACAAATAGATGAAATCCCAGCTCAAAAGATGGCTCAAGTAAAATGGCTAAGGGAAATCCTGGAAAAGAATCCAAAAAAGTGGACGATCATTACGTTTCATTATCCGATTTACTCCACCAAACCCAATCGCATCAATGAAGATATGCTAGCGTATATCAAACCCGTGCTCGAGGAATATAAAGTGGATATGGTGCTCCAAGGCCATGACCATGCCTATGCCCGTGGTCGTGTGACTTCTAAAAATGGAAAGGAATTATTGGGTGAAGGGCCAATGTATGTGGTATCAGTAAGTGGTCCTAAAATGTATGATATAGGAGATGACCCTTGGATGGACAGAAGGGCCTATATGACCCAGCTTTTCCAATGGATCAATATCGGTGGAGACCAACTGGAGTATCAGGCACTTACGGCCACTGGTGAACTGTATGATGCCTTTATCCTCCAAAAAGATGAGCAAGGGAAAAATACGCTAATAAATCACATTCCTGCCACCAAAGAGCGGGTTGGGGATAATAATCCCTGA
- a CDS encoding SDR family oxidoreductase has product MKKVLLTGVTGFLGAHTAIRLLEKGYAVTGTFRSQNRANAIRKLIASHTDKTAYLTLEEADLNDPIVWKTLTKEVDFVQHIASPFPRNMPKHEEELIHPAKEGTLNVLRAAQGNGVKRVVVTSSIAAVVYGKSSDTLTKTMDEADWTDPSNRKDTTPYFRSKAIAEKAAWDFAFKHPEMELVTVLPGAILGPVLEADFGTSANIVIKLLDGSTPALPKIGFDIIDVRSVADLLILAMEKKQAAHNRYLASSGYRMFSEIAKVLKENFPDRKLPSWEMPNFLVRVFAKIDPSVGPILVDLGIKRKVNNQKAVRELGWKPKSVEEAIVSCAESVIEKGIVK; this is encoded by the coding sequence ATGAAAAAAGTATTGCTAACAGGAGTGACAGGTTTTTTGGGTGCTCATACGGCCATTCGACTTTTGGAAAAGGGTTATGCCGTTACAGGGACATTTCGGAGCCAGAACAGAGCCAATGCCATCAGAAAGTTGATTGCTTCCCATACTGATAAGACTGCTTACCTAACATTAGAAGAAGCCGACCTGAATGATCCGATAGTTTGGAAGACCCTGACCAAGGAAGTGGATTTCGTTCAACATATAGCATCTCCATTTCCCAGGAACATGCCAAAACATGAGGAGGAACTCATCCATCCGGCCAAAGAAGGCACCCTGAACGTTTTGCGTGCTGCCCAAGGCAATGGGGTGAAGCGGGTAGTGGTGACCTCATCCATTGCAGCGGTAGTCTATGGTAAATCCTCTGATACGCTAACCAAAACCATGGATGAGGCAGATTGGACAGATCCTTCTAACCGAAAAGACACCACGCCTTATTTCCGAAGCAAGGCCATTGCCGAAAAGGCCGCTTGGGATTTTGCTTTTAAGCACCCTGAAATGGAATTGGTGACTGTATTGCCGGGGGCGATTCTTGGGCCGGTGTTGGAAGCTGATTTTGGAACATCGGCAAATATCGTGATCAAGCTACTGGATGGTAGCACCCCTGCTTTACCAAAGATTGGTTTTGATATCATCGATGTAAGATCAGTGGCAGATTTGCTTATATTGGCAATGGAAAAGAAACAAGCTGCCCATAACCGTTACCTGGCTTCTTCCGGATATCGAATGTTTAGTGAAATTGCTAAAGTGCTAAAGGAGAATTTCCCCGACCGGAAGCTGCCATCTTGGGAAATGCCCAATTTTTTGGTGAGGGTGTTTGCCAAAATTGATCCTTCAGTAGGTCCGATATTAGTGGATTTGGGAATAAAAAGGAAAGTCAATAATCAAAAAGCTGTTCGGGAGTTGGGTTGGAAGCCTAAATCCGTTGAGGAAGCGATTGTTTCTTGCGCCGAAAGTGTTATTGAAAAGGGAATTGTGAAATAA
- a CDS encoding Crp/Fnr family transcriptional regulator, which yields MEKLTRALEFGGILSEGDIGAVAGSFRQKMLNSGDHFHRIGKVAKEIAFVNHGAIRVYAAEANGTEVTKYFVRPNQFAVELESYYSGQVGKDGIQAVIPTEVFIIHQNTFQQLLEKIPNLFIYFKAVSEAHLLNKITDGDFLNYGSSKTKYVEFLRRYPDLAHQVPLQYIASYLKITPQSLSRIRRQLMEDRV from the coding sequence ATGGAAAAACTTACACGTGCATTGGAATTTGGAGGCATCCTTTCTGAGGGGGACATTGGTGCCGTAGCAGGTTCCTTCCGACAGAAAATGCTTAATTCTGGTGATCATTTTCACCGTATTGGAAAGGTTGCCAAAGAAATAGCCTTTGTAAACCATGGAGCGATACGGGTGTATGCCGCCGAAGCCAACGGAACTGAGGTCACCAAATATTTTGTCAGGCCAAACCAGTTTGCAGTGGAGCTTGAAAGTTATTATTCCGGACAGGTAGGGAAGGACGGTATTCAGGCAGTGATACCTACCGAAGTGTTTATTATCCACCAGAATACCTTTCAGCAGTTGTTGGAGAAAATTCCTAATTTGTTTATTTATTTTAAGGCAGTATCAGAAGCGCACTTGTTAAATAAAATCACAGACGGTGATTTTTTGAATTACGGTAGTTCGAAGACCAAATATGTGGAGTTTCTGCGTAGGTATCCTGATTTGGCCCATCAGGTTCCTTTGCAGTATATTGCTTCATATCTAAAAATTACGCCGCAATCTCTGAGCAGGATCAGGCGACAGTTGATGGAGGATAGGGTTTGA
- a CDS encoding YciI family protein, producing the protein MKEFALIFRLKDMADFKPSPEQMQERMNWLGGIAAQNKLVDKGNTLLPIPGSAKTVKPDNVITDGPYTEIKEFISGYIVVKAADIDEAVEMAQGNPIFKIGGNIEVREVLKRD; encoded by the coding sequence ATGAAAGAATTTGCATTGATTTTCAGACTTAAGGACATGGCGGATTTCAAGCCATCTCCAGAACAAATGCAGGAGCGCATGAATTGGCTTGGGGGAATTGCCGCCCAAAACAAGCTGGTGGATAAAGGAAACACCTTACTTCCAATCCCGGGTAGTGCCAAAACGGTCAAGCCAGACAATGTGATCACTGATGGCCCCTATACCGAAATAAAGGAATTTATCAGTGGTTATATTGTGGTCAAGGCAGCGGATATTGACGAAGCTGTGGAAATGGCGCAAGGAAACCCAATCTTTAAGATTGGCGGGAACATAGAAGTGAGGGAAGTATTGAAAAGGGATTAG
- a CDS encoding RNA polymerase sigma factor, translated as MAKTNSYPELLPHLFREEYSKMTAVLCRHFGLKHIEIAEDIVSDAFLKASEIWALEGVPENPRAWLYKVAKNKTKDYFKHLYVFEEKVKTDLPKTMMAETQVAFDEENIRDSQLAMIFVVCSPINAQESQISLALQILCGFSVEEIANAFLSKRETIKKRLLRARKNLRKANFDIQLLSDNAIQERLSPVLRTIYLLFNEGYSSNHPEHPIRKELCSEAMRLAVVLTENDITNLPVTNALLALMCFQASRLEARQEENGEVILFEEQDKSKWDQSLIQRGNYFLIEACKGEQLSKYHLEAAIAYWHSAAVGEEKWPHILQRYNQLILIEYSPITAMNRVFAYSKVYGAKSALMEAEKLDLADNSHYHALMGYLFANEIPEKAVAYYTSAIQLSNSKSEKLTLQKQLDRMKSKKQ; from the coding sequence TTGGCAAAAACGAATAGCTATCCTGAGCTTTTGCCTCACCTGTTCAGAGAGGAATATTCCAAGATGACGGCCGTGCTGTGCCGTCATTTTGGCTTAAAGCATATAGAGATAGCTGAGGATATCGTAAGCGATGCATTTTTAAAGGCCTCAGAAATATGGGCACTTGAAGGAGTTCCTGAAAACCCTAGAGCATGGCTCTATAAAGTGGCCAAAAATAAAACCAAGGACTATTTTAAGCACTTATATGTATTTGAGGAAAAGGTAAAAACTGATTTGCCGAAAACAATGATGGCCGAGACGCAAGTAGCCTTTGACGAGGAAAACATCAGAGATAGCCAGCTAGCCATGATATTTGTGGTTTGCTCACCGATTAACGCTCAAGAAAGCCAGATATCCCTGGCGCTGCAAATTCTATGTGGCTTCAGTGTAGAAGAGATTGCCAATGCTTTTTTGTCCAAAAGGGAAACCATCAAAAAGAGACTGCTCCGTGCGCGAAAGAACCTTCGAAAAGCCAATTTTGATATCCAATTACTCTCTGACAATGCCATTCAAGAGCGGCTTTCGCCAGTATTAAGAACCATATATTTATTGTTCAACGAAGGTTATTCTTCCAATCATCCCGAGCATCCCATTCGCAAAGAACTTTGTTCAGAGGCAATGAGGCTGGCGGTTGTTTTAACAGAAAATGACATTACCAATTTACCAGTGACCAACGCTTTGTTGGCATTAATGTGTTTTCAGGCTTCGCGATTGGAGGCCAGACAGGAGGAGAATGGCGAGGTCATCCTTTTTGAAGAGCAGGACAAGTCCAAGTGGGATCAATCCCTTATCCAAAGAGGAAATTATTTTTTGATCGAAGCCTGCAAGGGAGAGCAGCTTTCAAAGTACCATTTGGAGGCAGCTATTGCATACTGGCATTCCGCTGCAGTGGGAGAAGAAAAATGGCCACATATCTTGCAAAGGTACAACCAGCTTATCCTTATTGAATATTCACCGATCACTGCTATGAATAGGGTATTTGCATATTCCAAAGTATATGGAGCAAAGAGCGCATTGATGGAGGCTGAAAAATTAGATTTGGCTGATAATAGCCATTACCATGCCTTGATGGGATATTTGTTTGCTAACGAAATTCCCGAAAAGGCAGTGGCATATTATACAAGTGCTATCCAACTGAGCAACTCAAAAAGTGAAAAATTGACCTTACAGAAACAACTCGATCGGATGAAGTCGAAAAAGCAATGA
- a CDS encoding rhamnogalacturonidase produces the protein MKSFLFLFFMLMTSLGPVMAQDDVFPDGTPIPDWFREIEPTDIDKLGKHYRITDYGVVSDSTVLQTEKIQAVIDQAHEQGGGVIIVPAGTFLSGSLFFKPGTHLHLERNAVLKGSDDITHFKLLETRMEGQTLKYFAALVNADGMDGFTISGKGTLNGNGHRYWRHFWIRRQFNKNCTNMDEMRPRVLYISNSKNIQVSGIRLINSPFWTSHYYKCENVKILNLHIFAPHTTEKAPSSDAIDLDACKNVLVKNCFMSVNDDAIALKGGKGPKADTDPNNGGNYNIIVEDCEFGFCHSALTCGSESIHNRNIILRRIKVTDAKRLFLLKMRPDTPQNYEYITLEDITGSAKNMFNFSPWTQFFDLKGETGIKFSKGNHITFRNIDLDCDRIFNSRASDQYKVSNVTMENVKLSTSPDQETKPEYIDNLIMKNVKINGKEL, from the coding sequence ATGAAAAGTTTCCTCTTCCTTTTTTTTATGTTAATGACCAGTTTAGGCCCGGTAATGGCTCAGGACGACGTATTTCCGGATGGCACGCCCATCCCCGATTGGTTTAGGGAAATCGAACCCACCGATATCGATAAATTGGGAAAACACTACCGGATCACAGATTATGGCGTGGTCAGTGACAGCACGGTTTTACAGACCGAAAAGATCCAAGCAGTCATTGACCAAGCACATGAGCAAGGTGGTGGCGTGATTATCGTTCCAGCGGGCACCTTCCTAAGTGGATCCCTGTTTTTCAAACCAGGCACTCACCTACACCTCGAAAGAAACGCGGTCCTGAAAGGAAGCGATGACATTACCCATTTCAAATTATTGGAAACTAGAATGGAAGGACAAACGCTGAAGTACTTTGCCGCTTTGGTAAATGCCGATGGAATGGACGGTTTTACCATTTCCGGGAAAGGCACCCTTAATGGCAATGGCCACCGCTACTGGCGTCATTTCTGGATCCGCCGTCAGTTTAATAAAAACTGTACCAACATGGACGAAATGCGTCCACGTGTGCTTTATATTTCTAACAGTAAAAATATCCAAGTATCTGGCATCCGCCTGATCAACTCCCCTTTCTGGACATCGCACTATTACAAATGTGAAAATGTGAAAATTCTGAACCTCCATATTTTTGCTCCCCACACCACTGAAAAAGCACCGAGCTCAGATGCCATCGACTTAGATGCCTGTAAAAACGTATTGGTAAAAAATTGCTTTATGTCTGTCAATGACGATGCGATTGCACTCAAGGGAGGTAAAGGCCCTAAAGCCGATACTGACCCCAACAATGGAGGAAATTATAATATCATTGTGGAAGACTGCGAATTTGGATTTTGCCATAGTGCATTGACCTGCGGCAGTGAATCTATTCACAATAGGAACATCATTTTAAGAAGGATAAAAGTTACGGATGCCAAGCGCCTATTTCTGCTAAAAATGCGCCCTGATACACCACAAAACTATGAGTACATCACTCTTGAAGATATCACGGGCAGTGCCAAAAACATGTTTAACTTCAGTCCATGGACGCAATTCTTTGACCTCAAGGGCGAAACGGGCATCAAGTTCTCAAAAGGTAATCACATTACTTTCCGTAATATCGATCTAGATTGTGATCGGATCTTTAATTCCAGGGCTTCTGATCAATATAAAGTCTCCAATGTGACCATGGAAAACGTTAAGCTGTCTACCTCACCGGACCAAGAAACCAAGCCGGAATATATCGACAACTTGATCATGAAAAATGTCAAGATCAATGGAAAGGAATTGTAA
- a CDS encoding vWA domain-containing protein, which translates to MKRSLLPSFLFLAGIISLLGCESHLGNSDPESDASYGKLDGSFSGEGASSGSGNGQGQAPQPGVITAGEWHDLSQWEFWQNLFNEKDFEHMPEYWGMDFQHRIPIHINRPNGQPVVDVPVSLKAGNETIWQARTDNKGRVELWGDVFTNALARVKAENLTIAIDGGNKIINVSQTNSQHPLQIAYTPSNYPSNQAEIAFVVDATGSMGDELKYLKTELLDVIQRAKSENPRTEFLTGTVFYRDTGDEYLTRQSPFTSTIETTLSFIKDQEANGGGDFPEAVHTALSKAMNDLQWSTQAKTRLLFLLLDAPPHHDDQIIDEIHDLTKLAAAKGIKIIPVTASGIDKETEFLMRFLGIITNGTYVFITNHSGIGHDHLEPSIGEYEVEYLNDLMVRLISESVK; encoded by the coding sequence ATGAAAAGATCATTACTACCTTCTTTTTTATTTTTGGCTGGCATAATAAGTCTTTTGGGCTGTGAAAGTCACTTGGGTAATTCAGACCCTGAATCCGATGCCAGTTACGGCAAGCTTGATGGTTCATTTTCAGGTGAAGGAGCTTCTTCAGGAAGTGGAAATGGCCAGGGCCAGGCACCACAGCCCGGAGTGATTACCGCCGGGGAATGGCATGACCTGAGCCAATGGGAATTTTGGCAAAACCTATTTAACGAAAAGGATTTTGAGCACATGCCCGAATATTGGGGAATGGACTTCCAACACCGGATTCCTATTCACATCAATCGACCCAATGGACAACCTGTTGTAGATGTTCCTGTCTCATTGAAGGCTGGTAATGAAACCATTTGGCAGGCAAGGACAGACAATAAAGGCCGAGTAGAATTATGGGGAGATGTCTTCACTAATGCATTGGCAAGAGTAAAGGCAGAAAACCTGACCATTGCTATCGATGGTGGCAATAAAATTATCAATGTCTCCCAAACCAATTCCCAACACCCCCTTCAAATCGCCTATACGCCGAGTAACTACCCTTCAAATCAAGCAGAAATCGCCTTTGTAGTGGATGCGACCGGATCCATGGGGGATGAATTGAAATATTTAAAGACTGAGCTGCTCGATGTAATCCAAAGGGCAAAATCAGAAAACCCTAGAACGGAATTTTTAACTGGAACGGTATTTTACCGGGATACTGGCGATGAATACTTGACCCGCCAATCTCCCTTCACTTCCACTATAGAAACTACGCTGTCATTTATAAAAGACCAAGAAGCCAATGGAGGCGGTGATTTTCCTGAGGCCGTCCATACGGCACTTTCCAAAGCCATGAACGACTTGCAATGGTCCACTCAAGCCAAGACGAGGCTACTCTTTTTATTGCTGGATGCCCCGCCACATCATGACGACCAAATCATAGATGAAATCCATGACCTTACCAAATTGGCTGCCGCCAAAGGCATCAAAATCATCCCTGTTACCGCTAGTGGAATAGATAAGGAAACCGAATTTCTAATGCGATTCTTAGGCATCATCACCAATGGCACCTATGTTTTCATTACCAACCACAGCGGCATCGGTCATGACCACTTGGAACCCTCCATCGGAGAATATGAGGTCGAATACCTTAATGACTTGATGGTGAGGCTAATTAGTGAATCAGTGAAATAG